TGCACGGTTCATTAACCTAAAAACGGCAGTTGAGGAGCAGAATTCTCCGTCGAAAGCCTTTCTAGGCCACCCTGGCGATCCTAGTTGATTGGCGGTTCAGCCCATTTGCGGCAGCCATTTGGGGCGAGCAAGTATTCTTCCTTGCAGAAATTTCTGCAACGCCCGGCTCAAAATCAATCGCCACCGGTCTTGCCAATCCAACTGCTCCGCATTTCGCTTCAATTGAAGAAGGAACGCCGCCAATGACTTGAGTCGTTTTTGGATCGCCGCCGTTTTACTGTGGGCATTCGTAACGATCAACGTCGATTGCCCTCCGTGCCGAATTTGCTTAGCCACGCCCGTAAGCAGCAACGGACGGCTGGTCACCGCTTCCGCGTGTTTTTCTGGAATCGCCAAGCGCGCGAACAGCGACCACCAGTTGTAGATCAGGGCGATGGCTCGCGCCATGATTTGGCATCGCTTCATGTCCTGCGTCGTGCAGCCGCTCCAGCCCCATTGGTTTTTCAATTCGTCGAACATATTTTCCGCATCGCTGCGATCCCGGTAATGTTGGGCGATCGTCATGATCTCGTCCTCCAGGGATGTCGCCAGCACCGCGTATTCGTATTTTTTGAGAGGCGCCGCCGTCTTCATAAACGCCAATTCGGGTTGATCGGTTTTCGCCTTCTTCTTCTCTTGCTTTTTCCCCACTGTTTCCGGGGGAATCTCGCGGCGCAGCACCACCACCCGCCGC
Above is a genomic segment from Candidatus Omnitrophota bacterium containing:
- a CDS encoding transposase; this translates as MGLAYLFKLKQSPNVKRLVEEVFTRADWVAAGQGWEGVNAELQLMGWTKSRRVVVLRREIPPETVGKKQEKKKAKTDQPELAFMKTAAPLKKYEYAVLATSLEDEIMTIAQHYRDRSDAENMFDELKNQWGWSGCTTQDMKRCQIMARAIALIYNWWSLFARLAIPEKHAEAVTSRPLLLTGVAKQIRHGGQSTLIVTNAHSKTAAIQKRLKSLAAFLLQLKRNAEQLDWQDRWRLILSRALQKFLQGRILARPKWLPQMG